A window from Clostridia bacterium encodes these proteins:
- a CDS encoding patatin family protein: protein MFKYYCTKATCALPLVSPLVELYNGYYLDGGISDPIPYKKALEDGCDKLTVVLTQHRGYIKNKQSNLGFIKFFYRKYPKIYEALKVRHEVYNKQIEEIRELEKKGIVKIICPNEPVGIKRIERDFEKIKNLYNKGYRDGMNY from the coding sequence GTGTTCAAGTACTACTGCACTAAGGCAACTTGCGCTCTTCCTTTGGTTTCCCCACTTGTAGAACTTTATAACGGTTATTACTTAGACGGTGGCATTTCAGACCCTATCCCATATAAAAAGGCTCTGGAAGACGGATGCGATAAACTGACAGTTGTTCTTACACAACATAGGGGTTATATAAAAAACAAGCAGTCTAACTTAGGGTTTATTAAGTTCTTTTACAGAAAATATCCAAAAATATACGAGGCACTAAAAGTAAGGCACGAAGTTTATAATAAACAGATAGAAGAAATAAGAGAACTTGAGAAAAAGGGAATAGTTAAAATCATTTGCCCAAATGAACCAGTCGGCATTAAAAGAATAGAAAGAGATTTTGAAAAAATAAAAAACCTTTATAATAAAGGATATAGAGATGGAATGAATTATTAG